Below is a window of Oceanipulchritudo coccoides DNA.
TACCTGAGATTAAGCGCAATCATGTGGCAGTTATTTAAAGAATTTCTATTGTTCCTTCGCCAGGAGAAAAAATGGTGGCTGATCCCGCTTGTCGTTATTCTGCTTCTTCTGGCAGCGGTTATTGTTTTTACCGGTGGGTCCGTCCTCGCGCCGCTCATGTATCCCTTCATGTAAAAGGTCCGCGTGCGGCATATCCTTGGCATTTCAGCATATTACCACGACTCCGCAGCGGCGCTGCTGAGTGACGGACAAATCATTGCGGCCGCCCAGGAGGAACGCTTCAGTCGCAAAAAGAATGACGAGCGATTTCCAAGAAATGCGGTGGCTTTCTGCTTAAAGCAGGCAGGCATTTCGGAGTCCGACTTGGACGCAGTCGTTTTCTACGACAAGCCGATCATCAAGTTTGCCCGATTGCTCGAATCCTATCTTGCGGTTGCCCCGGGAGGTTGGATGACCTTTCCGCGGGCCCTGCCGCCATGGCTTGGGGAAAAGCTCAACCTGCGTGGAACGCTCCGGTATGAACTATCCGGTTTAAGAGAGGAGACGCCGATTCTCTTCACCGAGCACCACCAGTCGC
It encodes the following:
- a CDS encoding DUF5989 family protein, whose protein sequence is MWQLFKEFLLFLRQEKKWWLIPLVVILLLLAAVIVFTGGSVLAPLMYPFM